Genomic DNA from Blattabacterium sp. (Blaberus giganteus):
TGTCATATTAGAAAAAGAAAATGCAGTAAAAGATTTTAGAATTTTAATAGGGGAAACGAATCCAGTATATGCAAAAAAAGGAACTATACGAAACTTATATGCCTCCTCTTTAGAAAAGAACGCTATACATGGATCTGATAATAATCAAAATGCTTTGAAAGAATGTTTGTTTTATTTTTCTAATAGAGAAATTTTTTTAAAAGAAAATTTTTGTTAAAATAAAATTTTTTCTCGTATGAAAAAAAGTTTTTTGATAGCTATTTATTCCATTTTCATTTTGATATTTATAACTATATTATGGATAACTAACACATATAATCAATTAGTTAACCTTAACGAAAATATTAAAACACAATGGGGTCAAGTAGAAAATGTTTATCAACGTAGAGCTGATTTAATTCCAAATTTAGTGAATACAGTAAAAGGATCAGCAAATTTTGAAAAAAATACGTTAAATCAAATCATAGAAGCTCGAGCAAAAGCGACTTCTATTTCTATAAATACAAATGATTTGAATCAAAATCAAATAAATAAATTTCAAAAAGTACAAGATCACTTCAATAATTATGTCAGTAGATTACTAATGATTGTTGAAAATTATCCTAATTTGAAGTCTACGCAAAATTTTTATGAATTACAAAATCAATTAGAAGGAACAGAAAACCGTATCAATGTAGAAAGAAATCGTTTCAA
This window encodes:
- a CDS encoding LemA family protein gives rise to the protein MKKSFLIAIYSIFILIFITILWITNTYNQLVNLNENIKTQWGQVENVYQRRADLIPNLVNTVKGSANFEKNTLNQIIEARAKATSISINTNDLNQNQINKFQKVQDHFNNYVSRLLMIVENYPNLKSTQNFYELQNQLEGTENRINVERNRFNEKVNNFNIYRNQFPKIIIANFFSQFKEKGYFQSKIGSKKSPIIDFSN